The following is a genomic window from Planifilum fulgidum.
ACAGTTTGAGGCGGCTTGACGACGGACCGGTCCGGATCGGCGTCTCCGTCAGCCGCAAGGTGGGCAAGGCGGTTACGCGAAACCGGGTGAAGCGGCTGGTGAAGGAGGTTCTGCGCCAGAAGATCGAATCGCTGCCCGAAGGAACGGACCTGGTCATCATCGCCCGCGCTCCCGCCGCGACCATGAATTACCATCAGGTGAAGTCCAGCTTGCGACACGTGATGTCCAAAGGAAAATTGCTCAAGCAAAACGAAGAAAAAAAGAGGTGAGGGTGGCGATGAAGGTCATCGCGTTGGGGGCGATCCGTTTCTACCGCCGTTTCATCTCCCCCCTGAAACCGCCGACCTGCCGGTTTTACCCCACCTGTTCCGAGTACGGATTGACGGCGATTTCCCGCTACGGCGTGCTGCGCGGGGGGTGGCTCACGGTGAAGCGGATCGCCAAGTGCCATCCCTTTCATCCGGGAGGCTACGATCCGGTTCCCTGAGGCCGGGCCGGTCGGGACTCGGCCGTCATACATATCCGCGTCTTTTCGATCACTGCTCGAAAAAGTTTCCGAACCTTTTTGAGTCGGAACCGTCAAGGGGGCGTTTTTATTGCAAAAACGTCGCAGAAAATGGATCGGTCTTTTGCTTCTGGCCGCGGCGTTCGGCGCCCTGGCCGGTTGCGCGCCGGATCCCTCGCAATTCAAACCGGTCGATCCGAACGGCGGCATCTGGGACAGATTTTTTGTCTATCCCCTGACCGTCGCGTTGGATGCGTTCAATGAACTGATCGGCAGTTACGGTCTTTCCATCTTGGTGGTTACGGTTATCATCCGTTTGCTCCTGCTTCCTCTGACCATCAAGCAGATGAAGAGCTCCAAGGCGATGCAGGCCCTGCAGCCGGAGCTGAAGAGGCTTCAGGAGAAGTACAGGAACAATCAGCAAAAGCTGCAGGAAGAGACGATGAAGCTCTTCCAGAAACACAACGTCAATCCCATGTCCGGGTGTCTTCCGCTCCTGATCCAGTTGCCCGTCCTGATCGCGTTCTACCAGTCGATCATGCGCAATCAACACATCGCCGAATCGGACTTTTTGTGGATGCAGCTCGGCCAGCCCGATCCCTGGATTGTGCTGCCCGCTCTGGCGGCGTTGACCACCTACCTGCAGTCCATCGCCACGGGGATGGGGGACAATCCGCAGACACGGGTCATGCTCTTTGTGATGCCGGTCATGATTTTTGTCCTGGCCTACCAGTTTCCGGCGGCTCTGTCTTTGTACTGGGTGTACAGCAACCTGTTCTCCATGGTTCAGTATTACTTCCTGAGCGACAAATACCGTGCAAAAAAACAGGAGGGTTGACCGGGTGAACAAGGTGATTGTTTCGGCGAAAACCGTGGAGGAGGCGGTGGAGGAAGCCCTCGGCCGCCTCAAGGCCACCCGGGACCAGGTGCGGATTTCGGTGCTGGAGGAGCCCCGCAGGGGATGGTTTGGCCTTTTCGGGGCCCGTCCGGCGAAGGTGCAGGTGGAACGGATCGCTTCCACGGTGAACCCGGTGGAACAGGGCCTCCGGTTTCTGAAGGAGGTGCTCTCCACCATGGGGCTTTCCCTGGAGGTGGAGGTGCGAAAGGAGCAGGAAAGCGTCACCTTTGATCTGCGCGGGGAACAGTTGGGACTTGTCATCGGACGGCGCGGACAAACCCTGGACGCCCTGCAGTATCTGGTCAACATCGTGGCAAACCGCGGCGCCGAAACACGCCAACGGATCATTCTGGATGCGGGGGGCTTTCGGGAACGCCGGCGGAAAACCCTCCAGGGGCTGGCGGACCGGCTGGCCCGTCAGGTGCTTCGGACCGGCAAGGAAGTGAGGCTGGAACCGATGAGTCCGGCGGACAGGAAGGTGATTCACACCCGGATCCAGGCGGTGGAAGGGCTCACCACTTACAGCGAGGGGGAGGAGCCCGAACGCCGCGTCGTCATTGCTCCGAAAAAATAGGAGCGAAAACTTGGGAAGCTCTCCTGGGGAGGGCATTTTTTGTTTGCGGAGGCGGTTTTCATTTCCATCGGCGGTATGCTATCATGAAAACCCAGGATATCCTATGAATGTGCAATCTTTGGGGAGGATGCCAAAGAGGGCATCCGGGGTGAGTGCCTATGGAAAATGATACGATTGCGGCCATTTCCACGCCCGTCGGCGAGGGAGGAATCGCCGTCATCCGGGTGAGCGGACCGGAGGCGGTGGAGGTGGTCGATCGGGTATATAAGGGGAAGCGGTCCTTGACGGAAGTGGACACCCATACGGTTCACTACGGCCACATTCTCCATCCGGAGACGAAAGAGGTTCTCGACGAGGTGCTGGTCACCGTCATGCGGGCTCCGCGCACCTTCACCCGGGAGGATGTGGTGGAGGTGAGCTGCCACGGCGGCGTGGTTCCGGTGCAAAAGGTGCTGGAAGCGCTCCTTACGGCGGGAGCCCGTCTGGCCGAGCCGGGGGAGTTTACCAAGCGGGCCTTTCTGAACGGGCGGATCGACCTTTCTCAGGCGGAGGCGGTCATCGATTTGATCCGTTCCAAGACGGACCGGGCCGCCCGCGTGGCGATGGATCAGGCCCGGGGCCGTCTCTCCCGGTTGATCCGGAAGCTGCGGCAGGAAATCCTGGAGACCCTGGCCCACCTGGCGGTCAATGTGGATTATCCGGAATATGATGCGGAAGAGTTGACGGCGAAGACGCTTCTTTCCCGTTGCCGCCAGATCGAGGGGGAGATCCTCCGGCTGCTGGAGACCGCGCGGCAGGGAAAAATTTTGCGTGACGGAATCGCCACGGTCATCGTCGGGCGGCCCAACGTGGGCAAGTCGTCCCTGCTGAACGCCCTTTCCCAGGAAAACAAGGCGATCGTGACCGACATCCCCGGAACCACCCGGGATGTGATCGAGGAATATGTGAACGTGCGGGGCATTCCGCTTCGCCTGGTGGACACCGCCGGCATTCGCGAAACCGAAGACGTGGTGGAACGGATCGGTGTGGAGCGTTCCCGCCGGGCCCTCGAACAGGCGGACCTGGTGTTGCTCGTGCTCAATTACGCGGAACCGCTGACGGAGGATGACCGGAAACTGCTTGAGGCGGTGCGCTCTCATACGGCGATCGTTGTGGTGAACAAGACGGACCTGGAGCGGCGGATTGATCTGGAGGAAGTGCGCCGCCTGATCGGCGACACGCCGCTCGTCACCCTGTCCCTGAAGGAGGAGCGGGGGCTCGACCGGCTGGAGGAGGCGATCGGCGAACTCTTCTTCGCCGGCAAAGTGGAGGGGACGGAGGCCACGTACGTGAGCAATGTGCGCCACATCCACCTTCTGGAGCGGGCCCTCGGCAATGTCCGGGACGCCATCGCGGGAATCGAGGGGAATATCCCCCTCGACATGGTGGAAATCGATCTGAAAAACGCGTGGCAGCACCTGGGGGAGATCATCGGCGAAGCGGTGTCCGAGGATTTGATCGATCAGATCTTTTCCCAATTCTGTCTGGGCAAGTGAAACTTCCAGGAGAGCGGGATGACATGACAGCTGTCCTGTGGCGGGCGGCCCACTTCCCGGACCCAGATGGTTTCACCGAGTTTCGAAAAAGGGGAGAAGAAAATGAGTTATCGCGCTGGAGAGTACGATGTGATCGTCGTCGGCGCGGGGCATGCCGGTTGTGAGGCGGCTTTGGCCGCGGCGCGGATGGGTTGCCGGACGCTCCTGCTCACCCTGAGCCTGGACACCATCGCCTACATGCCCTGCAACCCTTCGATCGGCGGGCCGGCCAAGGGGCATGTGGTGCGGGAGATCGATGCCCTGGGCGGGGAAATGGCGCGAAATATCGACAAGACCCATATCCAGATGCGGATGCTCAACACCGGCAAGGGGCCGGCCGTCTACGCCCTGCGGGCCCAGGCGGACAAGGTGAAGTACCAGCAGGAGATGAAACGGACCCTGGAGGCGGAGCCCAATTTGGATCTCCATCAGGCGATGGTGGAGAAGCTGGTCGTCGAGGACGGGGTGTGCCGGGGGGTGATCACCCGCACCGGCGCCGAATACCGCTCACGGGCCGTGGTGCTGACGACGGGGACCTATCTGCGCGGAAAAATTTTCATCGGCGATCTGTCCTACGAAAGCGGCCCGAACAACCTGCAGCCCTCCGTCAATCTGTCCTACAACCTGATGGATTTGGGCTTTGAGATGGTCCGATTCAAGACGGGGACTCCGCCCCGGGTGAACAGGCTGACCGTCGACACCGACAAGATGGAGATCCAACCGGGGGATGAGGAGCCGCGGGCCTTCTCCTATGAGACCACCGAGTACATCACCGATCAGCTTCCCTGTTGGCTGACCTACACCAATGAGCGGACCCATGAGGTGATCCGCCGCAATTTGCACCGGGCGCCGATGTATTCCGGAATGATCGAGGGGCGGGGCCCCCGCTACTGCCCCTCCATCGAGGACAAGATCGTCCGCTTTGCCGACAAGGCCCGCCACCAGATCTTCCTGGAGCCGGAGGGAAGAGACACCCTGGAGATGTATGTGCAGGGGTTGTCCACCAGCTTGCCGGAGGATGTGCAGCGGGAGATGCTGCGGACGATCAGGGGCCTGGAAAAGGTGGAGATGATGCGCACCGGTTATGCCATCGAATACGACGCCATCGTCCCCACCCAGCTGTGGCCCAGCCTGGAGACGAAGCTGGTGGAGAACCTGTTTACGGCGGGGCAGATCAACGGCACCTCCGGCTATGAAGAAGCCGCCGGCCAGGGAATCATGGCCGGGATCAACGCCGCAAGGAAAGTGCAGGGGAAGGAGCCGGTGATCCTGGACCGTTCCCAGGCCTATATCGGCGTCATGATCGACGATCTGGTGACCAAGGGAACGGAGGAGCCCTACCGCCTCCTCACCTCCCGGGCGGAATACCGCCTTCTCCTTCGCCATGACAACGCGGACCTCCGCTTGACGGAACTGGGTTATGAGATCGGATTGATCCCCGAGGAGCGGTACCGCCGGTTTGTCGCCAAAAAACAGGCGATCGAGCGGGAAATGGCGCGGCTGAGAGAGACGAGGGTGAAACCGACTCCCGAGGTTCAGCGGATCCTGCGGGAGGCCGGGTCCAGCGAATTGAACAGCGCCGTCGAGCTGGCCCAGCTGATCAAACGGCCCGAACTGGGGTACCGGGAGATCAGCCTCATCGCTCCGCCGCCGGAACCGGTTCCTCCGGAGGTGGCGGAACAGGTGGAGATCCAGCTGAAGTATGAGGGATATATCCGGAAATCGCTGCAGCAGGTGGAAAAGATGAAGCGGATGGAGAACAAAAAGATTCCCTCGTGGGTGGACTATGACAAGATCCAGGGGATTTCCTCGGAGTCCCGGGAAAAGCTGAAAAAGGTGCGCCCCCTGTCTCTCGGTCAGGCGTCGCGCATCTCGGGAGTCAATCCCGCGGACATCTCGATCCTGATGGTGTACATCGAACAGGGAGGAAAATCCTTCGCCAAGGCGTGATGGACGAGCGCCGGGCCACGGAGAGGACCTTTGGCTATGGAAGGCCTTCCGGGTCCGGCTTTATTTCTGCCGATTGTGAAGGAGGATCTGATGGTGGACATCCGGTCGCAGTTTCTGGGTCATGTGAAAAACCTGGGGTGGGAACTCTCCCCCGGGCAGTCGGAGCAGTTTGACCGCTATTTGCAGCTGTTGCTGTCAAAAAACCGGGTGATCAATCTGACGGCCCTCACCGAAGAGAGGGAAGTGTACATCAAGCATTTTTTCGATTCCCTTACGGTAGCCAAACCGGTGCCGATGGAGGAAATCAACACGGTGATCGATGTGGGGACGGGCGCCGGGTTTCCCGGCCTTCCGCTGAAAATCCTTTTTCCCCATCTCCGGATGGTCCTGGTGGATTCCCTGCGGAAACGGGTCGGTTTTCTGAGGGATGTGATCCGGGAGCTGAAGCTGGATCAGACGGAGGCGATTCACGGACGGGCCGAGGAACTGGCGCGTCAGGAGAGCCATCGGGAACGGTTCGATCTGGCCGTGGCGCGGGCGGTGGCCCGCCTGCCGGTGTTGGCGGAACTGTGCTTGCCCTTTGTGCGCGTCGGCGGTTGGTTTGTGGCGATGAAGGGGCCGGATGCGGAGAGGGAACTGGAAGAGGCGGAGGGAGCCCTTCAAAGGTTGGGGGGCGGGGAAGTGAAACAAGAGGTGCTGTTCCTTCCGGAAGGGATGGGGGAGAGAAGGCTTTTGATCGTGAGGAAGCTGTCGCCCACTCCGGCCGCCTATCCGCGGCGACCGGGGATTCCGGCCAAAAATCCCCTTCGATGATCGGAAGGTCGAAAAAAGAAGAGGGCCGAATCATTTCCCGGGAAATGATTCGGCCCTGGTCATCCCAGATTGTTGATCAGGTTCCGCAGTCCGCGAAGGGCGATTTTTCTCTTTTCCGACGCGTCCAGCGTCGATTGGTTTTCTTTTCCCCTCGAAAAGGGCATGATATCTTCCCAGGCGTTGTAGCCGTAGGGATCCTCCAACTGGATCGCTTCCCGCTTCAGGGGGGTGCTGCCCGACTGCTCCAGGATCTTTCGGGCTTGTTCCCGCTCGATGAAGGAGATCTTTCTTTTCTCCCGTTCCGGCTCGGAACTTGCCGGTCTGTTTCCCTGCCGGTTGATTTGGCGCTGTTCGGAGGCCGGCCGTTGTTCAATGCGCTGCTCCTGCGGCGCCTTTTTGGGATGCAGAGGAGGGACGGACTGCGAATCGCCTTCCATCGGTTTTTTCTTTTCTGCCCCCCCGTCGGCAAACCTCATTTTCACCGTTTTGGGTTGAACCTTGGGTTTTGCTTCCTGTTCCGCCGCGGGGTCCTCCCCTTTGGAATCCTCCCATACCAAGGATTGAAAGCGGTTTTTGCCCGGCTTTTTTTCCTGGGTCGGACTTTCCCGGTAGATCAAGGGATGGACTTTGGCCGTGCCGTCGTTTCGCTGCTTTTTTCGGCGCGATCGGTCCATGCGAAGGAGCGGTTCCTGAGGCCCTGTGGCGCCCTTGGAGGTGAGGAGAGAGATGGGTGAGGCTTCTTGAGCGGCATGGGCGGAATTCCTTTTGGGCGCTTTGGTTCTTTCCTCCTCATCCTTTTGCCGAGGCTGCGGGGGGATTTGCACGGCTTTTTCCCGGCCGTTGGGACGGTCCAGCAGCTTACGTCTCAGGTAGTTGTTCCTCTGCCGATAGATGGAAGAGATCTCTTTCCTGACGGCTGGTTTGGCCTCCCTTTTTTCGCCGGCGGCATCCTTCTCTTCATCCTGTTCCGGATCCTGCTCCGGGTGGCGGCTGGTTCGGCGGAGCAGTTTTTCCCGGATCCGCATCTCCCGCTCCCGCAGGCTTTTGCTTGGACCGGAAGAAGGCGTCCGGGGATTGCCGATCTGCAACGCAGCGGGCTCGTCGGAGCCGGGAGGATGCTCATTGCGCTGGACCTGGGCCTGCAGGACATAGATGGACGAGTCCCGATCCGGTTGGTTGAGGGTGGTTTGGATGGTGATGGACGGCTGCTTTTTGTTCTTGTGTTCGCTGCCGGAGGGGATAAATGCCTGGATCAGCTCTTGTTTTAACGGAGACTCGTCGGAGGTGCTCCACATCATTGAAGCGATGGTTCCCGGGGAGAGGGAGATCAACAGGGTGGAGCACCCTTCGCGGGTGGCAGCCAATGCTGTTTCGCGTCCCGAACGGCCAGAGCCTATGACGATCACGTCAAATTCTCCACCTGTAAGCTGCACAGTCGTCCCTCCTTCGCAATGAAATTCCCCGCCGGGTCCGGACAAGAAAAAACGGCGATGCTGCGGAATCGGCCCGGTTGCGGGAGATGGGGAAGCCCGCCGTTCAGGCCGGGACAAAGCCGGAACGAAGGGATGACGGCTTTGCCGATTTCCGCAGCCACCTCCGGGCTCCGAACCATGATGGGGAACCATGTTCCCCGGGAACACGTAACGATCCGGCCAGGGATTGGTTGTGGCGGTTTTTGGGGCGGAATCCCCCCGAAGTGGTCTCCGGGAGGATCAGCCCGCCTTTGATCGGAGGATGGGCGAAATCACTTTTTCTCCGTTTCTTCTTTCTTTTCGGGAACCGTAAATTCTTCCTGAATGGTGGCGGCCACTTCCTGTTCGCTTTTGACCGGAACCGATTTGGATTTGGATTGGGAGAATTTGCAGAGTCCGAAGGCGTTGGCAAATTGCGCTTCGATTCCGTAGTCTTCCGCAAAGATGAGCTTGTCTCCGAAGCGCTCGCGATAATAGGGCTTGAAGGGAATGGATGCGCCGCCGGTCAGGATGATGTAGGTGATGTCGTCCGCGTAATCGAGGCGATGCCACACCTCATCCACCATCGCTTGACCCACTTCCTGGATGCAGCTCTGGACGATTTCCGACACGTTGTACACTTTTCCTTTGAAGCTGATTTCTCCCGAATGGATGACGCGGTTGAGGCTCCAAATCTGATACTCTTTGCCGGTCTTGTCGGGATCGATTTCCCGGGTGAACTCCAGCAGCCGCTTGGACAGGAGCTGATACACGCTCAGCATGGCGTGGCGAGAGGAAAAGCTCTGCCGCTTGATGATCGTTTCGCCGTGAAGGGTTTCCACATCGGAGGTGCCGAACCCGAGATCGTTGATGCTCACCTTTTGGATGAACAGGTCTTCGTTGAGGAGCTGGCCGTCCCGGTCGAGGGCGATGTGGAACAGGGTGGCCATCGGCTGGCTGATGACGTACAGGTTTTCCCGCTTGATTTCGAATTCGATCCTTCTGTAGGGGAGGTTCCCCTGTTTGACCTCAAAGCTGTGCTTGCCGATCAGACGGCGTTTCAATTCTTCCTTGTAGTCGATGTAACTGTCCGTGGGAAGGGCGACGGACACGATCGGCTCTTTGCATCCCTGGAGCATCAGACCGGTGCTGACGCGGAACATGATCAGGTATTCCTTTTCGCGGAACCAGGTGGGGCTGAACAGCCGGCGCTCGTGGGAATCAAAGAGTTCGTCGTCCCCGGATTGCTCGATGGCCAGCTTCCCCACGAACCATTCCCGATCCCCTTCCGACTCCCGGTACATGATGTTGTGGGGATCGTTGTTGTAGGTGATCTCTCCCACCCGATTGGGAACGACCATGTTGCGAATAAAAAGTTTGTAAAATTTGTCCCCGTGACGGCAGACCACTTTGGTGCCGTAATATCCCTGGTCGTTTCCTATGTAGACCGGTGTTACCATTTTGTCATTTCCCCCCATACCTCGCTGATAGTCAGCCATCTCTTAAAATGATTCTATCAGCCCTTGTGGATAAGGGTCAACAAAAAATGACTTGATGTGACAAAAATCAAGGGACCCTTTTTCACCGCTTCATATTTCCCGGTGCAAAAAATTTTTAAGGAAAGAGGGGGGTAAAACACCTGTTCGAAAAGCGGTGTCTCCCCCCTCACAGGGATATCCGGGCCTTTCTTTTTTGGAAATCGGTTTCCGGATAATAGGTGTCCGCCACGATGACATTGGGTCCCGTGCAGCGGGCGGCCGGGCAGTAGCAGTGGAGGCGCCTGGCGACGGGGTGTCCGAGCCAGCGGTCAAAGGCGTCGCTCAGCCGGTCCCTCCGGATGTTCCCCAGGGGAGGAATGTCGCCGAAATCGGTGACGATGATGTCCCCGGTGAAGATGTTGACGTTGAGCCGGTTGCGTCCGTCCGGGTCGTGCCTGACGGTCACGCCCTCTTCCCGGTGGAGATCCCGCCACAATTCGACATCTTCCTCCCGGCTGCTGCAGGGGTAGAAGGGAAGGGTTCCGAACAGGATCCAGACGTCCGGGACCCGGGCCTTCAGCAGTCGGCGGACCGCATCCCGGTATTCATCCAGGGAGATCAGCTCCATGTCCCGGGCGAAATCGCTGGGGTACAGGGGGTGGATTTCGTGCCGGAGACATCCCATGGATGCCACGTCCCGGTGGATCGACTCAATGTGGGGGACGGTGAAGGGGCTGAGAAAGGTTTCGGCGGAGACGAACACCCCCGCTTTGGAAAGGGTTTTTGCGTTCTCCACCATTTGGACGAACAACTTTTCCGCGGCGGCGGGGGAAACGTCCCGTTTGTGCCTGGCAAAGGCGATCCGGTGGAAATCCGAGGCATCCCTGTAATTGTAGGAGATATGGAGCACGTCCACATCCTCCACCCATCCCTCGTACCTGGAAAGGGGGAGGGTCAGATTGGTGTTGAGCTGGGTGTATAGCCCCCGCTCCCGGGCGTAGCGGAGGAGGGGCCGAATGATTTCCCTGACCGTTTTCGGATTGAAGACGGGTTCCCCGCCGGTGATGCTGAGGGTTTGCAGGGTGTCCACTTCTTCCAGGCGGCGGATCAGCTGTTCGACGGGAATCGGTTCTGCTTCCACCTCGGTGAGCATTTCCCCCACGGCGCAATGTTCGCAGCGAAGATTGCAAAGATGAGTGACGGTGAATTCCACGCTGGTCAATTCGTAACGCCCCTTGGTGCTGCGGGTGTGCCAGGGGTCCCAAGGATCCCATTGGGGGGACAAGGGGCGTTTGCTTGTCTGTTGATCCATGGCGGGATTCACGTTTTCACCTCCTGGGTGTCGGAGATACGGGCCCTGTTGGATCAAGGACCCATCGTATCATATCCAACCTTGTTGTGACATTCAAGCAGGGGCGGATGGAGGGAATGCCTCCTTTCATTCTATCGTATGTTTCGGGATGCCGCTTTTCCGCGCATCGGGAAATTCGGGGATTGTTCAAATTTGCAACCCGAAGGCTTTTCGCTTTGTTTCCCGGATGTTTCACGTGGAACATCCGGGGCGGATTCTATTTAAAGGGGAGGTGGCTTCCGGTACAATGATGAATATAGGAGTATATGGCAGCGGATAGATTTGAATCAGGTGGTGTCCGATGCGATGAAAGAGCCGTTGGCACGCTTTTTCGGGTTGGCGGAGAAAAAGGGGCAGGAGGTGGTTCGACGGATTCCGGTGGATTCCGTGCTCCCCAATCCGTATCAGCCGCGGACGGTCTTTGACGACGAGCGGATCGAAGAGCTGTGCCACACGATCCGTACCCACGGGATCATCCAGCCGATCGTCGTGAGGAAGCGGGAAGGGGGATACGAGCTGATCGCGGGCGAACGCAGGCTCCGGGCCGCCAAAAAATTGGGGATGGAGCGGATTCCCGCGGTGGTCCGGGAGATGTCCGACACGGAGGCAGCATCGGCGGCACTGATTGAAAACCTGCAGCGGGAAGGGCTGACGGCGATTGAAGAGGCGGCCGCCTATCAGAAGCTGATCAAACTCCACGGATTGACCCAGGAAAGTCTGGCCCAACGGCTGGGGAAAAGCCAGTCGACCATCGCCAACAAACTGCGTTTGC
Proteins encoded in this region:
- the rnpA gene encoding ribonuclease P protein component: MQREHRLRRRNDFRRVFRAGSSTANRQFVVYSLRRLDDGPVRIGVSVSRKVGKAVTRNRVKRLVKEVLRQKIESLPEGTDLVIIARAPAATMNYHQVKSSLRHVMSKGKLLKQNEEKKR
- the yidD gene encoding membrane protein insertion efficiency factor YidD — encoded protein: MKVIALGAIRFYRRFISPLKPPTCRFYPTCSEYGLTAISRYGVLRGGWLTVKRIAKCHPFHPGGYDPVP
- a CDS encoding YidC/Oxa1 family membrane protein insertase; translated protein: MQKRRRKWIGLLLLAAAFGALAGCAPDPSQFKPVDPNGGIWDRFFVYPLTVALDAFNELIGSYGLSILVVTVIIRLLLLPLTIKQMKSSKAMQALQPELKRLQEKYRNNQQKLQEETMKLFQKHNVNPMSGCLPLLIQLPVLIAFYQSIMRNQHIAESDFLWMQLGQPDPWIVLPALAALTTYLQSIATGMGDNPQTRVMLFVMPVMIFVLAYQFPAALSLYWVYSNLFSMVQYYFLSDKYRAKKQEG
- the jag gene encoding RNA-binding cell elongation regulator Jag/EloR, with the translated sequence MNKVIVSAKTVEEAVEEALGRLKATRDQVRISVLEEPRRGWFGLFGARPAKVQVERIASTVNPVEQGLRFLKEVLSTMGLSLEVEVRKEQESVTFDLRGEQLGLVIGRRGQTLDALQYLVNIVANRGAETRQRIILDAGGFRERRRKTLQGLADRLARQVLRTGKEVRLEPMSPADRKVIHTRIQAVEGLTTYSEGEEPERRVVIAPKK
- the mnmE gene encoding tRNA uridine-5-carboxymethylaminomethyl(34) synthesis GTPase MnmE; its protein translation is MENDTIAAISTPVGEGGIAVIRVSGPEAVEVVDRVYKGKRSLTEVDTHTVHYGHILHPETKEVLDEVLVTVMRAPRTFTREDVVEVSCHGGVVPVQKVLEALLTAGARLAEPGEFTKRAFLNGRIDLSQAEAVIDLIRSKTDRAARVAMDQARGRLSRLIRKLRQEILETLAHLAVNVDYPEYDAEELTAKTLLSRCRQIEGEILRLLETARQGKILRDGIATVIVGRPNVGKSSLLNALSQENKAIVTDIPGTTRDVIEEYVNVRGIPLRLVDTAGIRETEDVVERIGVERSRRALEQADLVLLVLNYAEPLTEDDRKLLEAVRSHTAIVVVNKTDLERRIDLEEVRRLIGDTPLVTLSLKEERGLDRLEEAIGELFFAGKVEGTEATYVSNVRHIHLLERALGNVRDAIAGIEGNIPLDMVEIDLKNAWQHLGEIIGEAVSEDLIDQIFSQFCLGK
- the mnmG gene encoding tRNA uridine-5-carboxymethylaminomethyl(34) synthesis enzyme MnmG; the encoded protein is MSYRAGEYDVIVVGAGHAGCEAALAAARMGCRTLLLTLSLDTIAYMPCNPSIGGPAKGHVVREIDALGGEMARNIDKTHIQMRMLNTGKGPAVYALRAQADKVKYQQEMKRTLEAEPNLDLHQAMVEKLVVEDGVCRGVITRTGAEYRSRAVVLTTGTYLRGKIFIGDLSYESGPNNLQPSVNLSYNLMDLGFEMVRFKTGTPPRVNRLTVDTDKMEIQPGDEEPRAFSYETTEYITDQLPCWLTYTNERTHEVIRRNLHRAPMYSGMIEGRGPRYCPSIEDKIVRFADKARHQIFLEPEGRDTLEMYVQGLSTSLPEDVQREMLRTIRGLEKVEMMRTGYAIEYDAIVPTQLWPSLETKLVENLFTAGQINGTSGYEEAAGQGIMAGINAARKVQGKEPVILDRSQAYIGVMIDDLVTKGTEEPYRLLTSRAEYRLLLRHDNADLRLTELGYEIGLIPEERYRRFVAKKQAIEREMARLRETRVKPTPEVQRILREAGSSELNSAVELAQLIKRPELGYREISLIAPPPEPVPPEVAEQVEIQLKYEGYIRKSLQQVEKMKRMENKKIPSWVDYDKIQGISSESREKLKKVRPLSLGQASRISGVNPADISILMVYIEQGGKSFAKA
- the rsmG gene encoding 16S rRNA (guanine(527)-N(7))-methyltransferase RsmG, with the translated sequence MEGLPGPALFLPIVKEDLMVDIRSQFLGHVKNLGWELSPGQSEQFDRYLQLLLSKNRVINLTALTEEREVYIKHFFDSLTVAKPVPMEEINTVIDVGTGAGFPGLPLKILFPHLRMVLVDSLRKRVGFLRDVIRELKLDQTEAIHGRAEELARQESHRERFDLAVARAVARLPVLAELCLPFVRVGGWFVAMKGPDAERELEEAEGALQRLGGGEVKQEVLFLPEGMGERRLLIVRKLSPTPAAYPRRPGIPAKNPLR
- a CDS encoding FAD-dependent oxidoreductase translates to MQLTGGEFDVIVIGSGRSGRETALAATREGCSTLLISLSPGTIASMMWSTSDESPLKQELIQAFIPSGSEHKNKKQPSITIQTTLNQPDRDSSIYVLQAQVQRNEHPPGSDEPAALQIGNPRTPSSGPSKSLREREMRIREKLLRRTSRHPEQDPEQDEEKDAAGEKREAKPAVRKEISSIYRQRNNYLRRKLLDRPNGREKAVQIPPQPRQKDEEERTKAPKRNSAHAAQEASPISLLTSKGATGPQEPLLRMDRSRRKKQRNDGTAKVHPLIYRESPTQEKKPGKNRFQSLVWEDSKGEDPAAEQEAKPKVQPKTVKMRFADGGAEKKKPMEGDSQSVPPLHPKKAPQEQRIEQRPASEQRQINRQGNRPASSEPEREKRKISFIEREQARKILEQSGSTPLKREAIQLEDPYGYNAWEDIMPFSRGKENQSTLDASEKRKIALRGLRNLINNLG
- a CDS encoding ParM/StbA family protein yields the protein MVTPVYIGNDQGYYGTKVVCRHGDKFYKLFIRNMVVPNRVGEITYNNDPHNIMYRESEGDREWFVGKLAIEQSGDDELFDSHERRLFSPTWFREKEYLIMFRVSTGLMLQGCKEPIVSVALPTDSYIDYKEELKRRLIGKHSFEVKQGNLPYRRIEFEIKRENLYVISQPMATLFHIALDRDGQLLNEDLFIQKVSINDLGFGTSDVETLHGETIIKRQSFSSRHAMLSVYQLLSKRLLEFTREIDPDKTGKEYQIWSLNRVIHSGEISFKGKVYNVSEIVQSCIQEVGQAMVDEVWHRLDYADDITYIILTGGASIPFKPYYRERFGDKLIFAEDYGIEAQFANAFGLCKFSQSKSKSVPVKSEQEVAATIQEEFTVPEKKEETEKK
- the yfkAB gene encoding radical SAM/CxCxxxxC motif protein YfkAB, encoding MDQQTSKRPLSPQWDPWDPWHTRSTKGRYELTSVEFTVTHLCNLRCEHCAVGEMLTEVEAEPIPVEQLIRRLEEVDTLQTLSITGGEPVFNPKTVREIIRPLLRYARERGLYTQLNTNLTLPLSRYEGWVEDVDVLHISYNYRDASDFHRIAFARHKRDVSPAAAEKLFVQMVENAKTLSKAGVFVSAETFLSPFTVPHIESIHRDVASMGCLRHEIHPLYPSDFARDMELISLDEYRDAVRRLLKARVPDVWILFGTLPFYPCSSREEDVELWRDLHREEGVTVRHDPDGRNRLNVNIFTGDIIVTDFGDIPPLGNIRRDRLSDAFDRWLGHPVARRLHCYCPAARCTGPNVIVADTYYPETDFQKRKARISL
- the noc gene encoding nucleoid occlusion protein, with protein sequence MKEPLARFFGLAEKKGQEVVRRIPVDSVLPNPYQPRTVFDDERIEELCHTIRTHGIIQPIVVRKREGGYELIAGERRLRAAKKLGMERIPAVVREMSDTEAASAALIENLQREGLTAIEEAAAYQKLIKLHGLTQESLAQRLGKSQSTIANKLRLLTLPEEIQRALLERKITERHARAFLSLENSEDQIRLLGEILEKGLNVKQTEERVRRLLEKKPSQRKARRKSVSRDIRIALNTIRQSVNMVQKSGMNVIADEQDKGNYYEVIIRIPK